In Lactococcus garvieae subsp. garvieae, the following proteins share a genomic window:
- the pheS gene encoding phenylalanine--tRNA ligase subunit alpha has translation MNLQEKIEALREQALNNLTAAVEERMLNDLRTAIMGKKGELTEILKGMKDLTNEERPVIGALANTFRDEFAAKLEEKKAELEAAAMNAALNSETLDVTLPGHAPKKGARHILTQTAEEIEEIFLGMGYEIVDGYEVETDHYNFERMNLPKDHPARDMQDTFYVTNEVLLRTHTSPMQARTMDQHDFSKGGLRMIAPGRVYRRDTDDATHSHQFHQVEGLVVDKNITMADLKGTLELVIQKMFGADREIRLRPSYFPFTEPSVEVDVSCFKCGGKGCNVCKYTGWIEILGAGMVHPNVLEMSGIDSTEYSGFAFGMGQERIAMLRYGINDIRGFYQGDLRFLEQFGK, from the coding sequence ATGAACTTACAAGAAAAAATTGAAGCTTTACGTGAACAGGCTTTGAATAATTTAACAGCTGCCGTTGAAGAAAGAATGCTGAATGATTTACGAACAGCAATCATGGGTAAAAAAGGCGAGTTAACAGAAATCCTCAAAGGGATGAAAGACCTAACAAATGAAGAACGTCCAGTCATCGGTGCTCTAGCCAATACCTTCCGTGATGAATTTGCTGCAAAGCTTGAGGAGAAAAAAGCAGAACTTGAAGCAGCAGCCATGAACGCAGCCTTAAATTCTGAAACTTTAGACGTGACTTTACCTGGTCATGCACCTAAAAAAGGTGCACGTCATATTTTGACTCAAACAGCAGAAGAGATTGAAGAAATTTTCTTAGGCATGGGCTATGAAATTGTAGATGGCTATGAAGTCGAAACAGACCATTATAATTTTGAGCGCATGAACTTGCCTAAAGACCACCCTGCACGTGACATGCAAGATACTTTCTATGTAACAAACGAGGTCTTATTACGTACACATACATCGCCAATGCAAGCGCGCACGATGGATCAGCATGACTTTAGTAAAGGTGGTTTGCGCATGATTGCTCCAGGTCGCGTTTATCGTCGTGATACTGATGATGCGACGCACAGCCACCAATTCCATCAAGTTGAAGGCTTAGTTGTGGATAAAAATATTACGATGGCCGACCTTAAAGGTACGCTTGAACTTGTCATCCAAAAAATGTTTGGTGCTGACCGTGAGATCCGTCTCCGTCCTTCTTACTTCCCATTTACTGAGCCTTCTGTTGAGGTCGATGTAAGTTGCTTCAAATGTGGCGGCAAGGGATGTAATGTCTGCAAATACACAGGTTGGATTGAAATTCTCGGTGCGGGTATGGTTCATCCTAACGTTTTAGAAATGAGTGGTATCGACAGCACGGAATATTCTGGTTTTGCTTTTGGTATGGGACAAGAACGTATCGCAATGCTCCGCTATGGTATCAACGATATTCGTGGCTTCTATCAAGGAGATTTACGTTTCTTAGAACAATTCGGAAAATAA
- a CDS encoding TetR/AcrR family transcriptional regulator: protein MAKNTKEIVIRTLLNIAAEGGIINIEEITRRTGITRNTIRHNFGNRGIDDIVAYIYRGIFQEINAQLFRHSPDEIPVEIFADIILPILWQHRDEAHILVTSNLLYRTDAGAIDLLYPWAKERYDYLVKEHQLSPYFSSRQLLSFWISYLDIIFTLWFSVQIPLTPEKFKPIFIKLVKTSMYDLIYKDIGR, encoded by the coding sequence ATGGCTAAAAACACAAAAGAAATAGTCATCAGAACCTTACTTAATATCGCTGCTGAAGGCGGAATTATAAACATTGAGGAAATTACTCGACGGACGGGAATTACTCGAAACACGATTCGCCATAACTTTGGAAATCGAGGAATTGATGACATTGTCGCATATATCTATCGTGGTATTTTTCAAGAAATCAATGCACAACTTTTTCGTCATAGTCCAGATGAAATCCCTGTCGAAATTTTCGCTGACATTATTTTACCCATTTTGTGGCAACATCGAGATGAAGCCCATATTCTTGTGACGAGTAATCTCTTGTACCGCACGGATGCTGGAGCAATTGATCTCCTCTACCCGTGGGCGAAAGAGCGTTATGATTATCTAGTAAAAGAGCATCAATTAAGCCCCTATTTCTCCTCTAGACAGCTGCTATCATTCTGGATTTCATATCTGGATATTATCTTTACGCTTTGGTTCAGCGTCCAAATTCCTCTGACGCCCGAAAAATTTAAACCCATATTCATCAAATTAGTCAAAACTTCAATGTACGATCTCATCTATAAGGATATTGGGCGCTAG
- a CDS encoding adenylosuccinate synthase, translating into MPSVVVVGTQWGDEGKGKITDFLSSDAEVIARYQGGDNAGHTIVIDGFKYKLHLIPSGIFFPEKTSVIGNGVVINPKALVKEIAYLHENGVTTDNLRISDRAHVILPYHIKLDALQEEAKGDQKIGTTIKGIGPAYMDKAARVGIRIADLLDKEIFEERLRTNLENKNREFVKLYDSEALDFDEIFNEYYEYGQQIKKYVADTSVILNDALDEGHRVLFEGAQGVMLDIDQGTYPFVTSSNPLAGGVAIGSGVGPTKIDKAVGVCKAYTSRVGDGPFPTELFDETGHQIREVGHEYGTTTGRPRRVGWFDAVVMRHSRRVSGLTHLSLNSIDVLAGLPTVKICVAYELDGKEITHYPASLKELERCKPIYEEMPGWSEDITGMRTLEELPETARNYVLRVAELVGVRISTFSVGPDRDQTNVLENVWEA; encoded by the coding sequence ATGCCATCAGTTGTTGTTGTAGGAACGCAGTGGGGAGATGAAGGAAAAGGTAAAATTACGGATTTCCTCAGCTCAGACGCAGAAGTTATTGCGCGTTACCAAGGAGGAGACAATGCCGGTCACACTATTGTTATTGACGGCTTTAAGTACAAACTCCACCTTATCCCATCTGGTATTTTCTTCCCAGAAAAAACATCTGTTATCGGTAATGGTGTAGTAATCAACCCCAAAGCCCTGGTTAAAGAAATTGCATACCTTCACGAAAACGGTGTAACAACAGACAATCTTCGTATCTCAGACCGTGCCCACGTTATCTTGCCTTACCATATCAAGTTAGATGCACTTCAAGAAGAAGCTAAAGGTGATCAAAAGATTGGTACAACAATCAAAGGTATCGGTCCAGCTTACATGGATAAAGCGGCACGTGTCGGTATCCGTATCGCAGACCTTCTTGATAAAGAAATTTTTGAAGAACGTCTACGTACAAATCTTGAAAATAAAAACCGTGAATTCGTTAAACTTTATGACAGTGAAGCACTTGATTTCGATGAAATCTTTAACGAATACTATGAATACGGTCAACAAATTAAAAAATATGTAGCGGACACTTCAGTTATCTTGAACGATGCGCTTGATGAGGGACATCGTGTTCTCTTTGAAGGTGCACAAGGTGTTATGTTAGATATCGACCAAGGTACTTATCCTTTTGTTACATCTTCAAACCCATTGGCAGGAGGAGTAGCTATCGGTTCAGGTGTTGGTCCAACAAAAATTGATAAAGCAGTTGGTGTATGTAAAGCCTACACTTCACGTGTTGGAGATGGTCCATTCCCAACAGAACTTTTTGATGAAACAGGCCACCAAATCCGTGAAGTTGGACATGAATATGGCACAACAACAGGTCGTCCACGCCGTGTGGGATGGTTTGATGCAGTCGTGATGCGTCACTCACGTCGTGTTTCAGGCTTGACTCATCTTAGCTTGAACTCTATCGATGTTCTTGCAGGCTTACCAACAGTTAAAATCTGTGTAGCTTATGAACTTGATGGAAAAGAAATCACGCACTACCCAGCAAGTCTTAAAGAATTGGAACGTTGTAAACCAATTTACGAAGAAATGCCAGGTTGGTCTGAAGACATTACAGGAATGCGTACTCTTGAAGAACTTCCGGAAACAGCACGCAACTATGTACTTCGCGTTGCAGAGCTCGTTGGTGTTCGTATCTCCACATTCTCTGTTGGTCCAGACCGTGACCAAACCAACGTTTTGGAAAACGTTTGGGAAGCCTAA
- the hslO gene encoding Hsp33 family molecular chaperone HslO, with protein MTDKILKSISKNGHFRAFALDSTLTVREAQERHQTMPTSTVALGRTLIAAQILGANEKGDSKITVKILGDGAMGAIVAVADAKGNVKGYVQNKDLDYKKASTGEVLVAPFVGNGFFVVIKDMGLRQPYTGQTDLITGEIGEDLAWYFLSSEQTPSSVGLNVLLNDGEDSVKIAGGFMLQALPDATEDEITLMEKNIKAMPSISEMLLKEKPLEAMLAALYGELEYTILAESPLAFECDCSKDRFAEGLQSLGSQALTEIIEEDHGAEVLCQFCGRKYEFTEKELNDLILGAAQK; from the coding sequence ATGACTGATAAAATATTAAAATCCATTTCAAAAAATGGTCACTTTCGTGCTTTTGCTCTTGATTCAACATTGACTGTTCGTGAAGCTCAGGAACGTCATCAAACGATGCCTACTTCTACTGTTGCCCTTGGTCGTACCTTGATTGCTGCTCAAATTTTAGGCGCCAATGAAAAAGGGGACAGTAAAATTACGGTCAAAATCTTGGGTGATGGTGCTATGGGTGCAATTGTTGCTGTAGCAGATGCTAAAGGAAATGTTAAAGGTTATGTCCAAAACAAAGATTTAGACTATAAAAAAGCTTCAACGGGAGAAGTACTTGTTGCTCCTTTCGTTGGAAATGGCTTCTTTGTGGTCATTAAAGATATGGGACTTCGTCAACCTTATACAGGGCAAACTGATTTAATTACCGGAGAAATTGGTGAAGATCTGGCCTGGTATTTCCTCTCCAGTGAACAAACTCCCTCTTCTGTTGGTTTAAATGTTTTGCTCAACGATGGGGAAGACAGTGTTAAAATCGCAGGTGGATTTATGCTCCAAGCCTTGCCCGATGCAACTGAAGATGAAATCACCCTCATGGAAAAAAATATTAAAGCAATGCCAAGTATTTCGGAAATGCTTTTAAAAGAAAAGCCGCTTGAAGCTATGCTAGCTGCACTTTATGGGGAGCTCGAATATACGATTCTTGCTGAATCACCTTTAGCCTTTGAATGTGACTGTTCAAAGGATCGATTTGCTGAAGGATTGCAAAGCCTCGGCAGTCAAGCTCTCACCGAGATTATTGAAGAAGATCATGGGGCTGAAGTCCTCTGCCAATTCTGCGGACGTAAATATGAATTTACTGAAAAAGAGCTCAATGATTTAATCTTGGGAGCTGCTCAAAAATGA